The following coding sequences are from one Candidatus Binataceae bacterium window:
- a CDS encoding LLM class flavin-dependent oxidoreductase: MPSQANKLGLHLSIVSSAFNSIGDLSREAEESGYSSVWVAEVAGPNAFVSLAPCALATKRVDLATGVVPIQIRTPGVLAMEALALNELSGGRAVAGLGVSSPVIVERWHGASYRLPVTAMRECVHIMRELFKNGRCKFEGKVYRCDFRHSLRTTAAHPPRIYLAALNPPMLRLAGEVADGVLLNYSPPEVMAEKIAEVRAGATKAGRNPDEVDIAIYLRMCITDEPDAALDAFKRELAGYAFVDAYNQMFEHQGLGAQFAEVRRLWREGKRDEAHKAFSDDDMRRIGAFGPPEAGRKFVASFRAVGITHPVVFPIGPGRTAERDFRNTMRAMVGA, encoded by the coding sequence ATGCCGTCGCAAGCCAACAAGCTCGGACTCCATCTCTCGATCGTCTCCTCCGCCTTCAACTCGATCGGCGATCTCTCGCGCGAGGCCGAGGAGAGCGGTTACTCCTCAGTATGGGTCGCCGAAGTTGCCGGCCCCAATGCCTTCGTCAGTCTCGCGCCATGCGCACTGGCGACCAAGCGCGTGGACCTTGCCACCGGCGTGGTGCCGATCCAGATCCGCACACCGGGGGTGCTCGCGATGGAGGCGCTCGCGCTGAACGAGCTCTCGGGCGGGCGCGCGGTCGCCGGGCTCGGCGTCTCCAGCCCGGTGATCGTCGAGCGCTGGCACGGCGCGTCCTATCGGCTGCCGGTGACCGCGATGCGCGAGTGCGTGCATATCATGCGCGAGCTGTTCAAAAACGGCCGCTGCAAGTTCGAAGGCAAGGTGTACAGGTGCGACTTCCGCCACAGCCTGCGCACCACGGCCGCGCACCCGCCGCGGATTTATCTCGCCGCGCTCAACCCCCCGATGCTGCGGCTGGCGGGCGAAGTCGCCGACGGCGTGCTGCTCAACTACTCGCCGCCGGAGGTGATGGCCGAGAAGATCGCCGAGGTGCGCGCGGGCGCGACCAAGGCCGGCCGCAATCCCGACGAGGTTGATATAGCGATCTATCTGCGGATGTGCATCACTGACGAGCCCGACGCCGCGCTCGACGCGTTCAAGCGCGAGCTTGCCGGTTACGCCTTCGTCGATGCATACAACCAGATGTTCGAACATCAGGGGCTCGGCGCGCAGTTCGCCGAAGTGCGCCGGCTGTGGCGTGAAGGCAAGCGTGACGAAGCCCACAAGGCCTTCAGCGATGACGATATGCGCCGTATCGGGGCGTTCGGCCCGCCGGAGGCGGGCCGCAAGTTCGTCGCCAGCTTCCGCGCCGTCGGCATAACCCATCCGGTGGTTTTTCCGATCGGGCCGGGACGCACGGCCGAGCGCGATTTCCGCAACACGATGCGCGCGATGGTGGGTGCGTAA
- a CDS encoding alpha/beta hydrolase codes for MPFFDSDGIRIHYLDEGRGAPVVMVHGFGLSALENWTRTGMVERLARRARVLALDVRGHGESDKPHDPALYGLGIVSGDIVRLLGHLGIERTRIVGYSMGSRIALEMLMRHQGCLSAAVLGGFGVGGQIRVPGQRNRIAAALLEEDPAMIEDVMARRFRRGAERNGKDLRALAAYISAEETTDAEASVDFAALARLRIPVMVATGDRDAIAGDPRPLAGWFPDARIELIEGGDHVSVPADVRFQQAVERFIAALPK; via the coding sequence ATGCCATTCTTCGATTCCGACGGAATCCGAATTCACTACCTGGACGAGGGACGCGGCGCACCGGTGGTGATGGTCCACGGCTTCGGCCTGAGCGCGCTGGAGAACTGGACGCGCACCGGGATGGTCGAGCGGCTGGCGCGGCGCGCGCGCGTGCTCGCGCTCGACGTGCGCGGCCACGGCGAGAGCGACAAACCGCACGATCCGGCGTTGTACGGCCTGGGAATCGTAAGCGGCGACATCGTGCGCCTGCTCGGCCATCTGGGGATCGAGCGTACACGGATCGTGGGCTACTCGATGGGCAGCCGGATCGCGTTGGAGATGCTGATGCGCCATCAGGGGTGCCTGAGCGCCGCCGTGCTCGGCGGTTTCGGCGTGGGCGGGCAAATCAGGGTCCCCGGTCAGCGCAATCGCATCGCCGCCGCCCTGCTCGAGGAGGACCCCGCGATGATCGAGGACGTGATGGCGCGCCGCTTTCGGCGCGGCGCCGAGCGCAACGGCAAGGATCTGCGCGCGCTCGCCGCCTACATCAGCGCCGAGGAGACGACCGACGCCGAGGCCTCGGTCGATTTCGCCGCGCTCGCGCGCCTGAGGATCCCGGTGATGGTAGCGACGGGCGATCGCGACGCGATCGCCGGCGACCCGCGTCCGCTCGCCGGATGGTTTCCCGACGCGCGCATCGAGCTCATCGAGGGCGGAGATCACGTCTCGGTGCCCGCCGACGTTCGTTTCCAGCAGGCGGTCGAGAGATTTATCGCCGCGCTGCCGAAATGA
- the gspN gene encoding type II secretion system protein GspN, producing the protein MREQLTVRLVAFARAHLRALAYSGFGVAVFVGSLAATFPYAATLSALLQPFSLSLSSAGQGFSPPIGAALSDVRLVSTEPSAPFELESSSVTLAPAFGALLLGEPGVRVRAHMYGGALHATVYRKGAGIGLSFSLSDVGLARIAVLHSLGANVLGRLSGDGWAQLAGNDPKGARAQIDFHAADLTIRVARGFAPIRLGAVKGSLRLARGALEVTRLDGRGPDGIVSGRGTVRLGPDAAQTDVDLRVTIEPSPAGRTRLGVLFGLLPHPPGPHQPYVLTGPLLRPSIS; encoded by the coding sequence ATGCGTGAGCAGCTCACCGTGCGGCTTGTCGCCTTCGCGCGTGCCCACCTGCGTGCCCTCGCCTATTCCGGCTTCGGCGTCGCCGTGTTTGTGGGTTCGCTCGCCGCAACCTTTCCGTACGCGGCCACGCTGTCGGCGCTGCTCCAACCTTTCAGTCTCAGCCTGAGCTCGGCGGGCCAGGGATTCAGCCCGCCAATCGGCGCCGCGCTCAGCGACGTGCGGCTCGTTTCAACCGAGCCGTCGGCGCCGTTCGAGCTTGAAAGCTCAAGCGTGACTCTTGCGCCAGCCTTCGGCGCGCTGTTGCTGGGCGAGCCCGGAGTACGCGTGCGCGCACACATGTACGGCGGGGCATTGCATGCGACGGTCTATCGCAAGGGCGCCGGAATCGGCCTCAGTTTCAGCCTGAGCGACGTCGGCCTGGCGCGGATAGCCGTCCTGCACAGCCTCGGCGCCAACGTGTTGGGCCGGCTCTCTGGCGACGGCTGGGCGCAGCTTGCGGGCAACGACCCGAAGGGGGCACGTGCGCAGATCGACTTTCACGCCGCCGATCTGACGATCCGCGTGGCGCGCGGCTTCGCACCCATTCGTTTGGGCGCTGTCAAAGGCTCGCTGCGGCTGGCGCGCGGCGCGCTCGAGGTGACCCGGCTCGACGGCCGCGGCCCCGACGGCATCGTTTCCGGGCGCGGCACCGTCCGTCTCGGACCCGACGCCGCGCAGACCGACGTCGACCTGCGCGTCACGATCGAGCCTTCGCCCGCGGGGCGCACACGGCTGGGCGTGCTGTTCGGCCTCCTGCCCCATCCGCCCGGGCCACACCAGCCCTACGTACTGACCGGCCCGCTGCTGCGCCCGTCAATCAGTTGA
- the gspM gene encoding type II secretion system protein GspM, with product MFDAIRKRLERVGGALAAPLASGWNALRAHGREAFAPLAAAVRARYQKLEPRERLLVRVLGVVFAFFLVYNFVYAPIAAAVGGLGSRIQQRQHDAVDVAHMVRTYWQLQADLATMRKRTVPAGGDFSLFSVIEQALTSAPGKDKIGSITPADKQIPGGLTQHTVEVRLNALSLGQIVDTLYGLQSLNVPVTVSSLHIARRTQDPHTFDVDMTCVALGRNA from the coding sequence ATGTTCGACGCGATACGCAAGCGGCTCGAACGTGTAGGCGGCGCGCTGGCCGCGCCGTTAGCGTCCGGATGGAACGCGCTGCGCGCGCACGGAAGAGAGGCGTTCGCCCCGCTCGCGGCGGCAGTTCGCGCCAGGTACCAGAAGCTCGAACCGCGCGAGCGTCTTCTGGTGCGCGTCCTCGGCGTGGTGTTCGCCTTCTTCCTTGTCTACAACTTCGTTTACGCGCCGATCGCGGCTGCGGTTGGCGGGTTGGGCAGCCGCATCCAGCAGCGCCAGCATGATGCGGTGGACGTCGCGCACATGGTGCGCACCTACTGGCAACTCCAGGCCGACCTCGCCACGATGCGCAAGCGGACGGTGCCGGCGGGCGGGGATTTTTCGCTCTTTTCGGTAATCGAGCAGGCGCTGACAAGTGCGCCCGGTAAGGACAAGATCGGGTCGATCACGCCGGCCGACAAGCAGATCCCCGGCGGCCTGACCCAGCATACGGTCGAGGTCCGGCTCAATGCACTCAGTCTCGGGCAGATCGTGGACACGCTCTATGGCCTGCAAAGCCTGAACGTCCCGGTGACCGTCTCCAGCCTGCATATCGCGCGCCGCACCCAGGATCCGCATACGTTCGACGTCGACATGACCTGCGTCGCGCTGGGCCGCAATGCGTGA
- the gspL gene encoding type II secretion system protein GspL, with protein sequence MAQRILAIETAGDWARGALAERSWNTFQILDVGEERRAEGEPDLAPALRRLLAGAGKPDLVLSALPGELVIKRMLALPFSDQRKLAQVVPFALEEHLPIGVDDAVVAFARLGHEGEQTLVMAAMVRKEDLHRHLEMLARAGLDPKTVTLGALALASLLARVRNGRAGSHLLVDLGHGSTSMVLLDAGGTPRAIRTVAAEFGAGNGTPAPGASAILGAMRQTLLAHSTDHEQPELVLTGPGAATPEVRQQVAETLAVPVHTLDEFDCAALLGRMAGKSTRYAGCLAMLLGEAPGAGVELLNFRQGEFAFRGRTGDLGPLRTTFILAAAVLAAFLLHFGIGISANLRQLSRINRQIATIAAPALGSHTAGADVKAELTQRLAAMRKELHVMGGGGAAVSPLETLLKVSRALPPHLGAQVTNFTIEEGAIKLDGSADSFATVDRVKRALDLSGFFRDIQVTRATAGSDPSKVEFRLTANVREGAPE encoded by the coding sequence ATGGCGCAGCGAATCCTGGCGATCGAGACGGCGGGTGATTGGGCGCGTGGCGCGCTCGCCGAGCGGAGCTGGAACACCTTCCAGATCCTCGACGTTGGCGAGGAGCGCCGCGCCGAGGGCGAGCCCGACCTGGCGCCGGCGCTTAGGCGCCTGCTCGCCGGCGCCGGCAAGCCCGACCTGGTGCTCTCCGCGCTGCCGGGCGAACTCGTGATCAAACGGATGCTGGCGCTCCCGTTTAGCGACCAGCGCAAGCTCGCCCAAGTCGTACCTTTCGCGCTCGAAGAACACCTACCCATCGGCGTTGACGACGCGGTGGTCGCTTTCGCGCGCCTCGGACACGAGGGCGAGCAGACGCTGGTGATGGCTGCGATGGTGCGCAAGGAGGACCTCCATCGCCATCTTGAGATGCTCGCGCGCGCCGGGCTCGATCCCAAAACCGTGACCCTGGGCGCGCTCGCCCTCGCCTCCCTGCTGGCAAGAGTGCGCAACGGGCGCGCGGGCAGCCATCTGCTGGTCGATCTCGGTCACGGCTCGACCTCGATGGTGCTGCTTGACGCGGGCGGGACGCCGCGGGCGATCCGCACGGTCGCCGCCGAGTTTGGCGCGGGTAACGGCACGCCGGCTCCCGGTGCGTCGGCGATCCTCGGCGCGATGCGCCAGACGTTGCTGGCCCACAGCACCGACCACGAACAGCCGGAACTGGTGCTGACCGGACCGGGCGCCGCAACGCCCGAGGTGCGTCAACAGGTCGCCGAAACGCTGGCGGTTCCGGTCCATACGCTGGACGAGTTCGACTGCGCGGCGCTGCTGGGCCGGATGGCGGGGAAATCAACCCGCTACGCGGGATGCCTCGCGATGCTGCTGGGCGAGGCGCCGGGCGCCGGAGTCGAACTGCTCAACTTTCGCCAGGGGGAATTCGCGTTTCGCGGACGTACCGGCGATCTCGGCCCCCTCCGCACAACCTTCATCCTCGCCGCCGCGGTACTCGCCGCCTTCCTGCTCCACTTCGGTATCGGAATTTCGGCCAATCTCCGCCAGCTCAGCCGGATCAATCGACAGATCGCGACCATCGCTGCGCCGGCGCTCGGTTCGCACACGGCAGGCGCCGACGTCAAGGCTGAACTTACGCAGCGGCTGGCCGCGATGCGCAAAGAGCTGCACGTGATGGGCGGCGGGGGAGCCGCCGTTTCGCCGCTCGAGACGCTGCTCAAGGTCTCGCGTGCTCTGCCGCCTCATCTGGGAGCTCAGGTCACCAACTTCACGATCGAAGAGGGCGCGATCAAACTCGACGGCAGCGCGGATTCCTTCGCAACCGTGGATCGCGTCAAGCGCGCGCTGGACTTGAGCGGCTTTTTCCGCGACATCCAGGTCACCCGCGCCACGGCCGGCTCCGATCCGAGCAAGGTCGAGTTCCGCCTGACCGCGAACGTGCGCGAGGGAGCGCCGGAGTAG
- the gspK gene encoding type II secretion system minor pseudopilin GspK: MALLVTLMALALMTLLVMDFTTAAALGYRSAAGQANQLRAEYLARSAISVGLSLLATDSQQDALARTPHDGLDEAWSQPFPPVPLGGGSAQVSIVDEARKININLLVNQRTGQLNPVYVGIVERLLANVGVSPQLVPAIIDWLDPDSVESPGGAEATYYLTLTPPYEPRNGPMPTIGDLRMIRGVDDATFFVLQRYLTAAPEPRVNINTAPPEVIAALLPQLSANPSLVKQIVQARMVQPFLVITDVGNLAGMGELGVPLMRLITTRSFYFTVRGMGTYAGARARIVATFRRNANGTAMLANWHEG; the protein is encoded by the coding sequence GTGGCATTGCTGGTCACGCTGATGGCGCTCGCGCTGATGACGCTGCTGGTGATGGACTTCACCACGGCGGCCGCGCTGGGCTACCGCTCGGCGGCCGGCCAGGCCAACCAACTGCGCGCCGAGTACCTGGCCCGCTCAGCAATCAGCGTCGGGCTTTCACTGCTCGCCACCGACTCGCAGCAAGACGCGCTGGCGCGCACTCCGCACGACGGTCTCGACGAGGCGTGGTCGCAGCCCTTCCCGCCGGTGCCGCTGGGCGGTGGCAGCGCCCAGGTGTCGATCGTGGACGAGGCGCGCAAGATCAACATCAACCTGCTGGTCAACCAGCGCACCGGCCAACTCAATCCCGTTTACGTCGGGATCGTCGAACGCCTGCTGGCCAACGTCGGCGTTTCACCCCAACTCGTCCCGGCCATTATTGACTGGCTCGACCCCGATAGTGTCGAATCACCGGGAGGCGCTGAGGCGACGTATTACCTGACTCTCACTCCGCCATATGAACCGCGTAACGGTCCGATGCCCACCATCGGCGACCTCAGGATGATCCGGGGGGTGGATGACGCCACGTTCTTCGTCTTGCAGCGGTATCTGACCGCTGCGCCCGAGCCGCGGGTGAACATCAACACCGCGCCGCCCGAAGTCATCGCGGCACTGCTCCCGCAATTGTCGGCCAATCCGTCGCTGGTCAAGCAGATCGTCCAAGCGCGCATGGTGCAGCCATTTCTCGTGATCACCGACGTCGGCAATCTGGCCGGGATGGGCGAGCTCGGTGTGCCGCTGATGCGACTGATCACAACCCGCAGCTTCTACTTCACGGTCAGGGGGATGGGGACCTACGCTGGCGCCCGCGCACGTATCGTCGCCACCTTTCGGCGCAACGCCAACGGCACCGCGATGCTGGCGAACTGGCACGAGGGCTGA
- a CDS encoding prepilin-type N-terminal cleavage/methylation domain-containing protein encodes MTRPRPLHKPVAAARGFARGFTLIEMMLAVAILGIVMVMLAGSFHAVVAGKTHAEDRLLGGRAARALLRQITNELHGAIQTPLVLSRVLLVGQASMRNGVPLDSLSISTINVGHRRAVSGFGAEEAIVYSGVPNPRHPGWFMLMRQEQSALLGATAGIKLAPPVVLAANVLAFHLRYFNGNIWLESWDSHSMPPGQQLPQAVSIDVVLAGLGRAPIELATQVTLPMAIAQW; translated from the coding sequence ATGACGCGCCCGCGCCCCCTTCACAAGCCGGTTGCTGCCGCGCGTGGATTTGCCCGCGGCTTCACGCTCATCGAAATGATGCTCGCGGTGGCGATCCTCGGAATCGTCATGGTGATGCTGGCGGGATCGTTCCACGCAGTGGTCGCGGGCAAGACCCACGCCGAGGACCGGCTGCTCGGCGGCCGCGCCGCGCGCGCCCTGCTCCGGCAGATCACGAACGAGTTACACGGCGCTATCCAGACACCGCTGGTCTTAAGCCGCGTCCTGCTGGTGGGCCAGGCCTCGATGCGCAACGGCGTCCCGCTCGACAGCCTGTCGATCTCAACCATCAACGTCGGCCACCGTCGTGCCGTTAGCGGCTTTGGGGCCGAGGAGGCCATCGTCTATTCGGGCGTGCCCAATCCGCGGCACCCGGGATGGTTCATGCTGATGCGCCAGGAGCAAAGCGCGCTGCTCGGGGCGACCGCCGGCATCAAGCTGGCACCGCCGGTGGTGCTCGCGGCCAATGTACTTGCGTTCCATCTGCGCTACTTCAACGGAAATATCTGGCTGGAAAGCTGGGACTCCCACAGCATGCCGCCAGGCCAACAGCTGCCCCAGGCGGTATCGATAGACGTCGTGCTGGCTGGTCTCGGCCGCGCGCCGATTGAACTTGCGACCCAGGTGACGCTGCCGATGGCGATTGCGCAATGGTGA
- the gspI gene encoding type II secretion system minor pseudopilin GspI, translated as MPALDSRATPTSALLFTSGQGSGVRPFAERRLPAPEEVRRARGVPSGFTLLEVLIAIAVLGIALLALLSLDHEDLQSVIRAQEISRAAMLAQTLMTQAELQRIPPPGTTSGNFEQLYPGRYRNFRWTRRVEPSPTFPDLRKVEIRVLYGPRFSRSFDLVEFLHDPRPRVLTPRGQAPQNPALQGAEPQAPLGGFGAPGPLGGPGGVQGGPLGMQGMQ; from the coding sequence GTGCCTGCCTTGGACTCCAGAGCAACACCGACATCGGCACTCCTTTTCACTTCGGGGCAGGGCTCTGGAGTCAGGCCGTTCGCCGAGCGCAGGCTCCCCGCCCCGGAAGAGGTTCGTCGTGCACGCGGCGTCCCCTCCGGCTTCACGCTGCTCGAGGTGCTGATCGCAATAGCGGTGCTGGGGATCGCACTGTTGGCGTTGCTCTCGCTAGATCACGAAGACCTCCAGAGCGTGATCCGCGCGCAGGAGATCTCGCGGGCCGCGATGCTCGCGCAGACGTTGATGACGCAGGCCGAGCTGCAACGCATTCCGCCACCCGGTACCACCAGCGGCAACTTCGAGCAGCTCTATCCTGGGCGATATCGCAATTTCCGTTGGACACGCAGGGTGGAGCCGTCGCCAACCTTCCCTGACCTGCGCAAGGTCGAGATTCGTGTCTTGTACGGCCCTCGGTTCAGCCGCAGCTTTGACCTAGTCGAGTTCCTCCACGACCCGCGTCCGCGCGTGCTGACGCCGCGCGGCCAAGCCCCGCAGAACCCGGCCCTCCAGGGCGCCGAGCCGCAAGCGCCCCTCGGGGGATTCGGAGCGCCCGGGCCGCTCGGCGGTCCGGGTGGCGTGCAAGGCGGCCCGCTCGGAATGCAGGGGATGCAATGA
- a CDS encoding prepilin-type N-terminal cleavage/methylation domain-containing protein, which translates to MAHDPRAPHTLRAGAPRLANACARAARGFTLLEIAVVIFIMGLIMSLAIPYFGGLHSAELKSEARKLAGRASYLYDEASAQEVIYRMTFDIDHNVYFVTRLDPYAPHPKFTPFAGLWDGQVVMPPGVRLRDVSVEGIGGARAGAISCQFYPDGYADATVIHMVTDAGKVLTLSINPLTGGVAIVSGDVAPTAALAMAQ; encoded by the coding sequence GTGGCGCACGATCCGCGAGCGCCGCATACCCTGCGTGCGGGCGCACCGCGGCTTGCAAACGCATGTGCCCGGGCGGCTCGCGGGTTCACTCTGCTCGAAATCGCCGTCGTAATCTTCATCATGGGGCTCATCATGAGCCTGGCGATACCGTACTTCGGCGGCCTACACAGCGCCGAGCTTAAGAGCGAGGCGCGCAAGCTCGCCGGTCGCGCCAGTTATCTCTATGACGAAGCGTCGGCGCAGGAAGTGATCTACCGAATGACCTTCGACATCGACCATAACGTCTACTTCGTGACGCGCCTGGATCCGTACGCACCGCATCCCAAGTTCACGCCGTTCGCCGGCCTGTGGGACGGCCAGGTGGTGATGCCGCCGGGGGTGCGGCTGCGCGACGTCTCGGTCGAAGGCATCGGCGGCGCACGCGCCGGCGCGATAAGCTGCCAGTTCTATCCCGACGGCTACGCCGACGCGACCGTCATCCACATGGTGACCGATGCCGGCAAGGTCCTCACCCTGAGCATCAACCCGCTGACCGGCGGCGTTGCGATCGTCAGCGGCGACGTGGCGCCGACCGCGGCGCTCGCGATGGCGCAGTGA
- the gspG gene encoding type II secretion system major pseudopilin GspG, with translation MDTQVRRRRLKEGFTLIEIMVVILILGLLATIVVQSLRGATDKAKRTKAQADLAELKTALDRYYLDNGYYPTSDQGLQALVQAPTGGRIPANYEEGGYIEKLPVDPWGNAYFYQSDGNSYVLKSFGADGKPGGTGKDADIDGSSS, from the coding sequence ATGGACACACAAGTGCGCCGGCGCCGGCTCAAAGAGGGCTTCACCCTCATCGAGATAATGGTCGTGATCCTGATCCTGGGCCTGCTGGCGACCATCGTCGTGCAGAGCCTGCGCGGCGCCACCGACAAGGCCAAGCGCACCAAGGCGCAGGCCGATCTTGCCGAACTCAAGACCGCGCTCGACCGCTACTACCTCGACAATGGCTACTACCCGACCAGCGATCAGGGCCTCCAGGCCCTGGTCCAGGCGCCAACCGGCGGACGCATCCCGGCCAACTACGAGGAAGGCGGCTACATCGAAAAGCTTCCGGTCGATCCCTGGGGCAACGCCTACTTCTACCAGAGCGACGGCAACAGCTACGTGCTCAAGTCCTTCGGCGCCGATGGCAAACCCGGCGGCACCGGAAAGGACGCCGACATCGACGGCAGCTCGTCGTGA
- the gspF gene encoding type II secretion system inner membrane protein GspF gives MPVFAYRGLAANGRSVAGVVDADSVRSARGKLRERGIFPTELAEEAAAPRRRLADYFVSFGRRIPPAELSLLTRQLSSLLGAGVQLVDALSALADQSTRPGTKRLLSQVRERVREGSSLGDALAAHPDTFSDLYVGMVRAGETAGALETVLNRIADFSESQAEFVAKVRHALTYPVIMICVGSAIMFFLMSYVVPQVATIFQQSNAALPLPTRILIALSNFLSNYWVALVALIAGAIAAISWGLSTARGRRIYDTWLLRLPYLGPTVTRVICARFARTLATMLQSGIQLLPALASVKHVVTNGLLADAIEESRTSIREGHGMSHPLSASGLFPPLLIEMIKVGERSGEVEQMLERVADTYEREVERSLSQLTSLLEPLMTLAMAGIILFMMLAILLPIFQLNQLMR, from the coding sequence ATGCCTGTCTTCGCCTATCGCGGATTGGCTGCCAACGGCCGCTCGGTAGCGGGCGTCGTCGATGCCGACAGCGTGCGCAGCGCGCGCGGCAAGCTGCGCGAGCGCGGCATCTTCCCCACCGAGCTCGCCGAAGAGGCGGCCGCACCGCGGCGGCGGCTGGCCGATTACTTTGTCTCTTTCGGGCGGCGGATCCCGCCCGCCGAGCTCTCCCTGCTCACCCGCCAGCTCTCCTCGCTGCTCGGGGCGGGCGTCCAGCTGGTTGACGCGCTGAGCGCGCTTGCCGACCAGTCAACCCGGCCCGGGACCAAACGCCTGCTCTCACAGGTGCGCGAACGTGTGCGGGAGGGCAGCTCGCTGGGCGACGCGCTGGCGGCGCATCCCGACACCTTCTCAGACCTTTACGTCGGGATGGTGCGCGCGGGCGAGACCGCGGGCGCGCTGGAGACCGTGCTCAATCGCATCGCCGACTTCAGCGAAAGCCAGGCCGAGTTCGTAGCCAAGGTGCGCCATGCTCTGACCTACCCGGTCATCATGATTTGCGTGGGCTCGGCCATCATGTTCTTCCTTATGAGCTACGTCGTGCCGCAAGTCGCGACGATCTTCCAGCAAAGCAACGCGGCGCTGCCGCTGCCGACCCGAATTCTGATCGCGCTGTCGAACTTCCTCTCCAACTACTGGGTGGCGCTAGTCGCGCTTATCGCGGGCGCGATCGCCGCGATTAGCTGGGGACTGTCAACCGCGCGCGGGCGGCGGATCTACGACACCTGGCTGCTGCGCCTGCCCTACCTCGGCCCCACCGTGACTCGCGTCATCTGCGCGCGCTTCGCCCGCACGCTGGCCACGATGCTCCAGAGCGGCATCCAGCTCCTGCCCGCGCTCGCCTCGGTCAAGCACGTGGTGACCAATGGGTTGCTCGCCGACGCAATCGAGGAGAGCCGCACCTCGATCCGTGAGGGCCACGGGATGAGCCATCCGCTATCCGCAAGCGGACTCTTCCCGCCGCTGCTGATCGAGATGATCAAGGTTGGCGAGCGCTCGGGCGAGGTCGAGCAGATGCTCGAGCGGGTGGCCGACACCTACGAGCGCGAGGTCGAGCGCTCGCTCAGCCAGCTGACCTCGCTGCTCGAACCGCTGATGACGCTGGCGATGGCGGGGATTATCCTCTTCATGATGCTCGCGATCCTGCTCCCCATATTCCAATTGAATCAGTTGATGAGATAG